The Desulfovermiculus halophilus DSM 18834 genome has a segment encoding these proteins:
- a CDS encoding chalcone isomerase family protein has protein sequence MRAWMLAAVVFVFLAGGSSAWAVEVEGVQVPEVLTEEGVELTLNGTGVRSKFFFDLYVGALYLQSAATSGSEVSAGDEAMAIRLHILSKMITSEKMEEATREGFVKATGGDTSAVQDRIEDFISVFKKEEIAKGDVFDLVYVPEQGVVTVKNGERLTTVPGLDFKQALFGIWLGDDPVQGSLKEGMLGKE, from the coding sequence ATGCGCGCTTGGATGCTCGCTGCTGTTGTGTTTGTCTTTTTGGCCGGAGGAAGTAGTGCATGGGCGGTCGAAGTGGAAGGAGTTCAGGTTCCGGAGGTCCTCACTGAGGAGGGTGTGGAGCTCACATTGAACGGAACCGGGGTCAGGAGCAAGTTTTTTTTCGATCTGTACGTCGGAGCCCTGTACCTGCAGTCCGCAGCAACCTCGGGCTCAGAGGTGAGCGCTGGGGACGAAGCTATGGCCATCAGGCTGCACATTCTGTCCAAGATGATCACCTCGGAGAAGATGGAAGAGGCCACCCGGGAGGGATTTGTAAAGGCCACGGGTGGAGACACCTCCGCGGTTCAGGACCGGATCGAGGATTTCATCTCCGTGTTCAAAAAGGAAGAAATCGCCAAAGGGGATGTTTTTGATCTGGTCTATGTGCCGGAGCAGGGCGTGGTGACGGTGAAGAACGGAGAGCGGTTGACCACTGTGCCCGGACTGGACTTCAAGCAGGCGCTGTTCGGGATTTGGCTTGGGGACGATCCGGTGCAGGGGAGTTTGAAGGAAGGCATGCTGGGAAAGGAGTAG
- a CDS encoding type II toxin-antitoxin system HicB family antitoxin, which translates to MFHYPVEITHLDNGDVMVWFTDIPEAMTYGDNEEFALEWAQDALHVALSGYMDEHRDIPSPSIAKPGQNTVSPAPIVGVKLCLYQEIRDRGISQLKLAKLLHCDARQIRRLLDLDHQSTVSQLMDAAEVLGFELDIELTRRQGGNHPGVN; encoded by the coding sequence ATGTTTCACTATCCTGTCGAGATAACACATCTGGATAACGGGGATGTCATGGTTTGGTTCACGGATATCCCAGAGGCAATGACCTATGGAGATAATGAAGAGTTCGCACTTGAGTGGGCCCAAGATGCCCTTCATGTAGCTTTGTCCGGGTATATGGACGAACACAGGGATATTCCAAGTCCATCAATAGCAAAGCCTGGACAGAATACTGTGAGTCCGGCGCCAATAGTGGGAGTAAAGTTGTGTTTGTATCAAGAAATCCGGGATAGGGGCATTTCTCAGCTCAAGCTTGCAAAGCTTTTGCATTGTGATGCACGGCAGATACGCCGCCTGCTCGATCTCGATCATCAGTCAACTGTGAGTCAACTGATGGATGCTGCTGAAGTGTTGGGTTTTGAGCTGGATATAGAGCTTACCAGAAGGCAGGGAGGAAACCACCCCGGTGTGAATTGA
- a CDS encoding type II toxin-antitoxin system HicA family toxin, translated as MKAREFIRRLKKNGVEVIEGRGKGGHVLARYHGKQATIPVHDSKDVAPVFLQEICKQLGIDHINIL; from the coding sequence ATGAAGGCAAGGGAGTTTATACGCCGCCTGAAGAAGAACGGCGTTGAGGTGATAGAGGGACGGGGAAAGGGAGGTCACGTCCTGGCCAGATACCACGGCAAGCAAGCCACTATCCCTGTCCATGACAGCAAGGACGTTGCCCCGGTGTTTCTGCAAGAGATATGCAAACAGCTAGGTATAGATCATATCAATATTCTGTAA